Proteins encoded together in one Chryseobacterium sp. G0201 window:
- a CDS encoding helix-turn-helix domain-containing protein, which yields MTKSKTLSLLFLMYHIICISQVKSSLSYQEIRKYYETKELNDETALPAVNTFIKKAKANNDDRALALGYRDAVAYSSVVDVKLKFADSTIHAALRTKNNDLISDAYLGKGIIYSFNLKKYQPALDEFLKAYNYSRNSKDEYLKHKVNYHLGNVKSYLGYYEDAIGHFNNSINYFESGSKRSANPNTSYNFKKGYFNILHQMTICYRNLNDSKTSDSLIELGINLTRQQRDFQLEYSYFLKCKGILYFHKNKPNDAIYYLNKALPPILKKNDFTWASVIYFYLGNVFIKNGDEEKGIAYFTKIDSIFNKHQFIFPEVRRNYEFLIEHYKKENNAAKELYYTKQLLRADNIIVKDFKYLSKKIFREYDRRKMDDEKERLESSKFLTVIIAFIVVSFTIAILIYRRHREKVLRKKYIELQERLTIYRNKIESAKESREDHTQSKKQIVSDEKADELAKKLAAFEEKNQFLQKNLTCKKLAEQFKTNTHYLSTYINEVKGTNFNKYLSELRIRYITSLLNSDRKYLNYKIEGLAAECGIASRQNFSDLFFEINGIRPADFIKMRLKELNNK from the coding sequence ATGACAAAATCCAAAACACTATCGTTGCTGTTTTTGATGTATCACATCATCTGTATTTCGCAGGTTAAAAGTTCTTTATCATATCAGGAGATCCGTAAATACTATGAAACAAAAGAGCTTAATGATGAAACTGCGTTACCTGCTGTCAATACTTTTATTAAAAAGGCTAAAGCCAATAATGATGATAGAGCTCTGGCTTTAGGATATCGTGATGCCGTCGCGTACTCGTCAGTTGTTGATGTTAAACTGAAATTTGCTGACAGTACGATTCATGCTGCCCTAAGAACAAAAAATAATGATTTAATTAGTGATGCTTATTTAGGTAAAGGAATTATATACTCCTTTAACTTAAAAAAATACCAACCTGCTTTAGATGAGTTTTTGAAAGCCTACAATTATTCTCGTAATAGCAAAGATGAATATCTAAAACATAAAGTAAATTATCATTTGGGAAATGTAAAAAGCTATCTTGGCTACTATGAAGACGCAATTGGACATTTCAATAATTCTATTAATTATTTTGAATCAGGTTCGAAGAGGTCTGCAAACCCAAATACCAGTTACAATTTTAAAAAGGGATATTTTAATATTCTTCATCAAATGACGATTTGTTATAGGAATCTGAATGATTCTAAGACATCAGATAGTCTTATCGAATTGGGAATTAATTTGACAAGACAGCAACGTGATTTTCAATTGGAATATTCTTACTTTCTTAAATGCAAAGGCATATTATATTTTCATAAAAACAAACCGAATGATGCCATCTATTATTTGAATAAAGCATTACCCCCAATACTCAAGAAGAATGATTTTACCTGGGCAAGTGTTATCTATTTTTACTTAGGAAATGTTTTTATTAAAAATGGTGATGAGGAAAAAGGTATCGCTTATTTTACCAAAATCGATTCTATTTTTAATAAACATCAGTTTATTTTTCCGGAAGTAAGAAGGAATTATGAGTTTTTAATTGAGCATTACAAAAAAGAGAATAACGCTGCGAAAGAACTGTACTACACAAAACAGCTTTTAAGAGCTGACAATATTATTGTTAAGGATTTTAAATATTTGTCCAAGAAAATATTTCGTGAATATGACAGGAGAAAGATGGATGATGAAAAAGAAAGATTGGAAAGTTCAAAGTTTCTTACTGTAATTATAGCATTTATTGTGGTAAGTTTTACAATAGCTATTCTTATATATCGTCGTCACCGTGAAAAAGTGTTGAGAAAAAAGTATATAGAATTACAGGAGCGGTTAACTATTTATAGAAATAAAATTGAATCAGCCAAAGAGTCTCGTGAAGATCATACGCAATCAAAAAAACAGATTGTCAGTGACGAGAAGGCTGATGAATTAGCGAAAAAATTGGCTGCATTTGAAGAAAAAAATCAATTTCTCCAAAAAAATCTTACTTGTAAAAAACTTGCCGAGCAATTTAAAACCAATACTCATTATCTATCCACCTATATTAACGAAGTAAAAGGGACAAATTTTAATAAGTATTTGTCTGAATTAAGAATCAGATATATCACAAGTCTTCTGAACTCTGATCGCAAGTATCTCAATTATAAAATTGAAGGTTTGGCAGCAGAATGTGGAATTGCTTCCCGTCAGAACTTTTCAGATTTATTTTTCGAAATTAACGGGATAAGACCTGCAGATTTTATTAAAATGAGGCTTAAGGAACTTAATAATAAGTGA
- a CDS encoding RagB/SusD family nutrient uptake outer membrane protein, translating into MKNYKIFIVALSGLLISTLNISCEKMIEVETPSNLLDSEQVFESVQTANAALSGLYADLWDNSPLAGDKSGLILGLYTDDLSYYSQSSNNGLMEYYQNTVIDSNPLVSAYWTNAYQKVYMANAIIEGVEASNTIKGDERSRILAEALLIRSVLFFYLQQIYGDIPYPVTTNYQINQTISKTSSVEVLERIESDLKDAITGLKDAYRNTERIFPNKKAAQLMLAKTLITEKKYGEAEQILKEIIQSPLYAIQNDITKVFDKSGTHILWQLKPRNTGGSTKEIQSYYFTASAPVNIALSQDLISSFSTGDLRRENWISSLSVGTNTWYRANKYKVLTNNTTEYSIVFRIEEAYLLLSESLAQQGKTQEAVLHLNKIRQRSNLPALSNSISQQVLMDELVKENRSEFFTEMGNRFFVLKRFGKLDNLITVKPNWKTYFQNWPLPQKELLLNPNVNPQNPGY; encoded by the coding sequence ATGAAAAACTATAAGATATTCATTGTAGCGTTGTCTGGACTATTAATTTCAACACTAAATATTTCCTGCGAAAAGATGATTGAGGTGGAGACTCCATCTAATCTTTTGGACTCAGAGCAGGTCTTTGAATCGGTGCAAACCGCTAATGCTGCACTTTCAGGATTGTATGCTGACCTTTGGGATAATTCTCCGCTGGCAGGAGATAAGAGCGGATTGATATTAGGTCTCTATACTGACGATCTTAGTTATTACTCGCAATCATCTAATAACGGTCTAATGGAGTACTATCAAAATACCGTTATTGATTCCAATCCTTTGGTGAGTGCTTATTGGACTAATGCATATCAGAAAGTGTATATGGCGAATGCCATTATCGAAGGCGTTGAGGCATCAAATACAATCAAAGGTGATGAGCGAAGCAGAATATTGGCAGAAGCTCTTTTGATCAGATCTGTACTGTTTTTTTATCTTCAACAGATTTATGGTGATATACCTTATCCTGTAACCACCAATTATCAGATCAATCAGACGATTTCAAAAACATCCTCTGTAGAGGTTTTAGAGAGAATAGAAAGTGACCTTAAAGATGCTATTACGGGATTGAAAGATGCTTACCGTAATACAGAAAGGATTTTCCCGAATAAGAAGGCGGCTCAGCTTATGCTGGCAAAAACATTGATTACCGAAAAAAAATATGGTGAAGCAGAGCAGATTCTGAAAGAAATTATTCAAAGTCCTCTCTATGCAATACAAAACGATATCACTAAAGTGTTTGATAAGTCAGGAACTCACATCTTATGGCAGCTCAAACCAAGAAATACAGGAGGTTCCACAAAAGAAATACAGTCTTACTATTTTACTGCTTCAGCTCCTGTGAATATTGCTTTGTCTCAAGATTTGATCAGCAGTTTTTCTACAGGTGATCTTCGCAGAGAGAATTGGATTTCAAGCCTTTCCGTAGGAACAAATACCTGGTATAGAGCAAATAAGTATAAAGTATTGACGAATAACACCACAGAGTATTCGATAGTGTTCAGAATAGAGGAAGCGTACCTTTTACTGTCAGAGTCCTTAGCTCAGCAAGGTAAAACGCAGGAAGCAGTATTACATCTTAACAAGATCAGACAGCGCTCTAATCTTCCGGCTTTGTCAAATTCTATCTCTCAACAGGTCTTAATGGATGAATTGGTTAAAGAGAATAGGAGTGAGTTTTTTACAGAAATGGGGAATCGTTTTTTTGTACTAAAAAGATTTGGAAAGCTTGATAATTTGATAACCGTAAAACCAAACTGGAAGACTTATTTTCAGAACTGGCCTTTACCTCAGAAAGAACTTTTACTGAATCCCAATGTTAATCCTCAAAATCCAGGTTACTAA
- a CDS encoding SusC/RagA family TonB-linked outer membrane protein has protein sequence MKKSYYNIGSIGFVFMLTVVCGNIKAQTKTVTGKITVNNQPLSGVSVSQSGSDQFTVTNIQGNYQLQISGENTVLLFRHPDYLEQRISVGNEAVVDVKLSRKDEKVQGIEEVVVNAGYYKVRDKERTGSIARVGAKDIENQPVTNVLSAAQGRMAGVNITQSGGTPGGGFKVEIRGQNSLRTMASSGIDGNVPLYVVDGVPIGGELNSGIAGTAIPSGNINPLNSISPQDIESLEILKDADATAIYGSRGANGVVLITTKKGSSGKLGLSFNSMYSLSRAQSQLEMMDTQEYLSMRKQAFANNNVTNYPATAYDVNGVWDQNRYTNWRKELIGNLAEGSNTQVSLNGGSETTNFLVSYGHTEQSTVYDKDFRYKTNNISSNISHRSKDRRFVLNISNLFSGQKNNVFNEDLTRVAHTLAPNAPALYTADGGINWQNNTFSNPVASFNADYFNTQVQFMNNFTTEYEIFKNLRIKLNGGITYQTFEEKSLRPNTIFNPAFATGQSSAYSQSSRSEQKRFSYILEPQLNWNRTFGKNSFDVLVGATYQDDSVSLLSMSGTGFESNAFIENIGAAQTKVINDLYTTEYKYAAVFGRLNYQFNKKYILNVTGRRDGSSRFGPGNKFANFGAVGAAWLFSEESFFKAMKWLSFGKLRGSYGTTGSDNIGDYQYLNTYTLSSNSIYNGVTGLIPSRLYNPDFSWEKTTKMEVALELGMFRNRLNITGAWYRNRSSNQLVGYQLPAVTGFTSVNANLNATVQNTGLEFTLNAGVFRNTPLKWETAFNISVPENKLISFPGLEGSTYSNTYVIGRSVNIIKLYNLEGINSQNGQYIFTDYNKDGKISSPEDRQIIEDLTVEYFGGWSNQFSYQNWNLSFLFQFVKQRSRNYNSTMTSPGLLNNLPKEVLNVWSPENLDGLYMPYRSNVNAMHSLFQTSTASVSDASFIRLKNIQLTYKIPVSENSPFRELRVYFQGQNLWTWTKYFGIDPEIGASNFLPPLKTYSLGFQFNL, from the coding sequence ATGAAAAAATCCTATTATAACATAGGAAGCATTGGCTTTGTTTTCATGTTGACCGTTGTTTGCGGGAACATAAAGGCTCAGACCAAAACTGTCACGGGAAAAATTACCGTGAATAACCAGCCTCTGTCAGGGGTCAGTGTTTCTCAATCAGGAAGTGATCAGTTCACTGTTACCAATATTCAAGGTAACTATCAACTTCAGATCTCAGGAGAAAATACTGTCCTTCTGTTCAGACATCCTGACTATTTGGAACAAAGAATTTCTGTCGGAAATGAAGCCGTTGTTGATGTAAAACTCTCAAGAAAAGATGAGAAAGTACAAGGGATTGAAGAAGTCGTAGTAAACGCAGGTTATTATAAAGTGAGGGATAAGGAGAGAACGGGAAGTATTGCCAGGGTTGGTGCAAAGGATATTGAGAATCAGCCGGTGACCAATGTTCTTTCCGCAGCACAGGGAAGAATGGCGGGAGTTAACATCACTCAAAGTGGAGGAACACCCGGTGGAGGTTTCAAAGTAGAGATTCGTGGACAGAATTCTCTTCGAACTATGGCAAGCAGTGGTATTGACGGTAACGTCCCTCTGTATGTTGTAGATGGTGTTCCCATCGGAGGTGAGCTTAATTCAGGAATTGCCGGAACAGCGATTCCTTCAGGAAACATTAATCCTTTGAATAGCATTTCACCGCAGGATATTGAAAGTCTCGAAATTCTTAAAGATGCTGATGCTACCGCAATTTACGGTTCAAGAGGTGCTAATGGAGTAGTGTTAATCACTACCAAAAAAGGCAGTTCAGGAAAGTTAGGACTGTCGTTTAATTCTATGTATTCACTTAGTCGGGCACAGTCTCAACTTGAAATGATGGATACTCAGGAGTATCTTTCCATGAGAAAACAGGCTTTTGCCAATAATAATGTGACCAATTATCCCGCAACAGCCTATGATGTGAATGGTGTATGGGATCAGAACAGATACACCAATTGGCGAAAAGAACTGATCGGAAATCTGGCAGAAGGCAGCAACACGCAGGTGTCTTTGAACGGAGGGAGTGAGACAACTAATTTTTTAGTAAGCTACGGTCATACAGAACAGTCAACAGTGTATGACAAAGATTTCAGGTACAAGACCAATAATATTTCATCCAATATTTCACACCGCTCTAAGGACAGACGTTTTGTTCTGAATATTTCTAATCTTTTTTCAGGTCAGAAAAATAATGTTTTTAATGAAGACCTGACAAGAGTTGCACATACACTAGCTCCAAATGCTCCCGCATTGTACACAGCAGACGGAGGAATCAACTGGCAGAATAATACATTCTCCAATCCTGTAGCATCATTTAATGCAGACTATTTCAATACGCAGGTACAGTTTATGAATAACTTCACTACGGAGTATGAAATTTTTAAAAATTTAAGGATTAAACTTAACGGAGGAATTACCTATCAGACCTTCGAGGAAAAATCACTCAGACCTAATACTATTTTTAATCCAGCGTTTGCAACAGGTCAGTCAAGTGCTTATTCTCAATCTTCCAGATCTGAACAGAAAAGATTTTCTTATATATTGGAGCCTCAACTGAATTGGAACAGAACATTTGGAAAAAACAGCTTCGATGTTTTGGTAGGAGCTACCTACCAGGATGATTCAGTTTCTTTATTATCGATGTCAGGAACTGGTTTTGAGAGCAACGCATTTATAGAAAATATAGGGGCAGCACAAACCAAAGTCATCAATGATCTGTATACGACCGAATATAAATATGCTGCAGTATTCGGAAGGCTTAATTATCAGTTCAACAAAAAATATATTCTGAACGTAACGGGTAGGAGAGACGGAAGCAGTCGCTTCGGACCCGGAAATAAGTTTGCCAATTTTGGCGCAGTGGGTGCGGCATGGCTGTTTTCTGAAGAAAGTTTTTTTAAAGCAATGAAATGGCTGAGTTTCGGAAAATTGCGGGGAAGCTATGGTACAACAGGAAGTGACAATATCGGAGATTATCAATATTTAAATACCTATACATTATCTTCAAACTCAATTTACAATGGAGTAACTGGATTGATTCCGTCAAGACTCTACAACCCTGATTTCAGTTGGGAAAAAACTACTAAAATGGAAGTGGCTTTAGAATTAGGGATGTTTCGTAACCGCCTGAATATAACAGGAGCCTGGTACAGAAACAGATCATCCAATCAGCTGGTAGGCTATCAGCTACCTGCAGTCACGGGATTTACCTCAGTTAATGCAAATTTGAATGCGACTGTACAAAATACGGGTCTTGAATTTACTTTGAACGCAGGTGTTTTCAGAAATACACCTTTAAAATGGGAAACTGCTTTTAATATCAGTGTGCCTGAAAATAAACTGATTTCATTCCCAGGGTTGGAAGGATCAACATATTCTAACACTTATGTGATTGGTAGATCCGTCAACATCATAAAGCTATACAATCTTGAAGGTATTAATTCTCAAAACGGACAGTACATATTCACAGACTATAATAAAGATGGTAAGATTTCATCACCTGAAGACAGACAGATAATTGAAGATCTTACAGTAGAATATTTTGGAGGATGGAGCAATCAGTTTAGTTATCAGAACTGGAATCTTTCCTTCCTGTTCCAATTTGTAAAACAGCGTTCAAGAAACTATAATTCAACAATGACTTCGCCCGGTTTATTGAACAATCTGCCCAAAGAAGTATTGAATGTATGGTCACCTGAAAATTTGGACGGGTTATACATGCCGTATCGTTCCAATGTGAATGCTATGCACTCCCTCTTTCAAACGAGTACCGCTTCTGTTTCTGATGCTTCTTTTATAAGGCTGAAAAATATTCAGTTAACCTATAAAATTCCTGTTTCAGAAAACTCTCCTTTCAGAGAGCTGAGGGTTTATTTCCAAGGTCAGAATTTGTGGACATGGACAAAATATTTCGGAATCGATCCTGAAATCGGAGCCAGCAATTTTTTACCTCCTTTAAAGACCTATTCATTAGGTTTTCAGTTTAACCTTTAA
- a CDS encoding alpha/beta hydrolase family protein — protein MGKIFLMGALLSFSQFFSQKTQFGSYDSISKNFKNYYTLGNLKVSDDGRYSSVKQIFKNNRDTMLITDRKKPGSPILKLIKKNQYFSFISNNRILALGGGEAELITLPNLKSVRFSEISKVAFLRKQGHYLMLGKDDILKVFDAKDKRISEMSHVKSIFTDENKFAFVIREKDGQNEVFQFLDGHEKLLFSTSSQIKRIDLSASQKHLMITELTGENSQLQITFINSEDQKISSFMVGSSSDVNVVKVFESRDGSSYLIDVQRKVVEEKTIPEVWYANDGNLKAKTEFAVRHEYFNWNTGEKTLQIIPSDRFPMFTATNNKRFLLAFDPYTNYRYETRFAVVDLYLYDLVDKTFTKILANSEDLMVSSKGNYLLSYNYNSKEWSGIDLHDRKSFHIPKHIKSRPIFDENENYAFFESRDGLYRYDLKLFKTELVGGTAGLESSISGYSSIELTNFNNIHSYYLNNHGNSLLQLRDNDNNSSWQVYDNNTFRKLLPLSSEKVSEIKWDDQKKYAFAIEENYNIPTKLIYRELSTSKSQKKVLNPGNQKDMEAKNIRQEIIDYRDSFGNPLKGTLYYPTHFNESEKYPLIVYIYMRQSTLSNDYDFPSTGPAGFDLRTLLNKGYFVYKPDIVFSNRGSGLSALDCVHSSIDALADIKGIDHQRLGLTGHSMGGYETNFIATHSKRFKTYIAGSAHSDVVRAYFSYHYDWGIPYTWQFENGQHFMNVAFSKNKEIYFKNNPIHYVENVSAPILIWTGKKDENVRWDHTMEFYIGLLRNNKQAIALFYPEGTHNLGKDTEEAKDLNRRSFDWWDYHLKDKKDIPWIDKQMKKDAD, from the coding sequence ATGGGAAAGATATTTTTAATGGGTGCTTTATTAAGTTTCTCTCAATTTTTCAGTCAGAAGACTCAGTTCGGTTCATATGATAGTATCAGCAAAAATTTTAAAAACTATTACACATTGGGTAATCTCAAAGTATCCGACGACGGCAGATATTCTTCTGTAAAACAGATTTTCAAGAATAATAGGGACACTATGTTAATCACTGACCGGAAGAAACCAGGAAGTCCAATCTTGAAACTCATTAAGAAAAACCAATATTTTTCTTTTATCAGCAATAACAGAATATTGGCACTAGGAGGAGGTGAAGCAGAATTGATTACTTTGCCCAACTTAAAATCCGTACGTTTTTCCGAGATCAGTAAAGTTGCTTTTTTGAGAAAACAAGGTCATTATTTGATGTTAGGTAAAGACGACATCTTAAAAGTTTTCGATGCTAAAGACAAGAGAATTTCTGAAATGAGTCATGTGAAAAGTATATTTACAGACGAAAATAAATTTGCTTTTGTCATTCGTGAAAAAGATGGACAAAATGAAGTTTTTCAGTTTTTGGATGGACATGAAAAATTACTGTTCTCGACAAGTTCACAAATTAAAAGGATTGATTTGTCTGCTTCACAAAAGCATTTGATGATAACTGAACTTACTGGTGAAAATTCTCAGCTACAGATAACCTTTATTAACTCAGAAGATCAAAAGATTTCATCTTTTATGGTGGGCTCTTCATCTGATGTTAATGTGGTAAAAGTTTTTGAATCGCGAGATGGCAGTTCGTACCTCATCGATGTACAAAGAAAAGTAGTAGAAGAGAAAACAATTCCAGAGGTTTGGTATGCCAATGATGGCAATCTTAAAGCAAAAACTGAGTTTGCGGTTCGTCATGAATATTTTAATTGGAACACTGGTGAAAAAACATTGCAAATTATTCCATCAGATCGTTTTCCCATGTTTACTGCCACCAATAATAAAAGGTTTTTGCTGGCATTTGATCCTTATACCAATTACAGGTATGAGACCAGATTTGCAGTCGTTGACCTGTACCTCTACGATTTAGTAGATAAAACATTTACAAAGATTTTAGCCAATTCGGAAGATTTGATGGTGTCGTCGAAGGGAAATTATTTGTTGAGTTATAATTATAATAGCAAAGAATGGTCTGGGATAGATCTTCATGATAGAAAATCTTTTCACATTCCGAAACACATTAAATCAAGACCGATCTTTGATGAAAATGAGAATTATGCGTTTTTTGAAAGCAGAGATGGCTTGTATCGTTATGATTTGAAGTTGTTCAAAACAGAATTGGTAGGTGGAACTGCTGGATTGGAGTCGTCAATTTCCGGATATTCCAGCATTGAACTGACAAATTTTAATAATATTCATTCTTATTATTTAAATAATCACGGAAATTCTTTGCTCCAGCTGAGAGATAATGATAATAATTCATCATGGCAGGTTTATGATAATAATACATTTCGAAAACTGCTTCCGTTATCTTCTGAGAAGGTATCTGAAATAAAATGGGATGATCAAAAAAAATATGCTTTTGCAATTGAAGAGAATTACAATATACCCACCAAATTGATTTATCGGGAATTATCCACTTCAAAATCACAAAAAAAAGTTTTGAATCCCGGAAATCAAAAGGATATGGAAGCAAAAAATATTCGTCAGGAGATCATAGACTATCGCGATAGTTTTGGAAATCCATTAAAGGGAACACTCTACTATCCAACCCATTTTAATGAGTCTGAAAAATATCCGCTGATTGTATACATCTATATGCGACAAAGTACGCTTTCCAATGATTATGATTTTCCAAGTACTGGTCCTGCAGGATTTGATTTAAGGACACTGCTGAACAAAGGGTATTTCGTGTATAAGCCCGACATTGTCTTTAGCAATCGTGGTTCAGGTTTGTCTGCTCTAGATTGTGTACATAGTTCGATTGATGCATTAGCCGACATCAAAGGAATTGATCATCAAAGACTGGGCTTAACCGGACATTCAATGGGTGGTTATGAAACCAATTTTATAGCTACGCATTCAAAAAGATTTAAAACCTATATTGCCGGTTCAGCGCATAGTGATGTCGTAAGAGCATACTTTTCATATCATTATGATTGGGGAATCCCTTACACATGGCAGTTTGAAAACGGTCAACATTTTATGAATGTTGCATTTTCAAAGAATAAGGAAATCTATTTTAAAAATAATCCTATTCACTACGTGGAAAATGTCAGTGCTCCAATCCTCATTTGGACTGGCAAAAAAGATGAAAATGTCCGATGGGATCACACAATGGAGTTCTATATAGGACTGCTACGAAATAATAAACAGGCTATAGCTCTCTTCTATCCCGAAGGAACACATAATTTAGGAAAAGATACTGAAGAAGCCAAAGATCTTAACCGAAGATCTTTTGATTGGTGGGATTATCATCTGAAAGATAAAAAAGATATTCCATGGATTGATAAACAAATGAAAAAGGACGCTGATTAA
- a CDS encoding MauE/DoxX family redox-associated membrane protein — protein MKKLIPYIPKIVNYFFILLFCYAAISKAMDFENFQVQIGQSPLLSAYAGFVSYAVIILELLIVVLLAIPKTNLIGLYSSTALMSAFTIYIFLILNYSDFVPCSCGGILEKMGWTEHLIFNILCVVLGGISVWIDEEENNRPKRRTAILLGFSNLLSCVTIVFLFFSSEHIIKKDNNFTRRFLLYPVVEDKSLNLDSDHYYFAGEDSNHLYLGSNQYPQILTAVSKNLQTTSKLKIIPENLNYPFKSIKIIVHSPYYYFTDGTVPIIFRGKLGNPNARQISYQDAFFSQIIVKDSTNFIIRTFDRTTRDLSLASLSLNSFPKVKLHQGFIQKQKDGVFDSDGQLNYSNNPFRILYLYNYRNQFTVSDENLNILQKLNTIDTTKTAKIETKKLSDGRHKMVAPPLQVNQRISSQGKLSFIQSSLMGKNESSDQWKKAGVIDIYRNDKNEYLGSFYIYNNGNNKVSDYLAGKEYFYSIVGKKLVRYNYRKPLVQNLKTGEAENLNKE, from the coding sequence ATGAAAAAACTAATCCCATACATTCCGAAAATTGTAAACTACTTTTTTATTCTGCTCTTTTGCTATGCTGCTATAAGCAAAGCAATGGATTTTGAGAATTTTCAGGTTCAAATTGGTCAATCTCCTCTTTTAAGTGCATATGCAGGATTTGTTTCTTATGCTGTAATTATATTAGAATTGCTAATCGTTGTATTACTGGCAATTCCAAAAACAAATTTAATCGGATTGTATTCTTCAACTGCGCTCATGTCGGCATTTACCATCTATATTTTTCTCATCCTAAATTACAGTGATTTTGTTCCCTGTTCATGTGGTGGCATTCTTGAAAAAATGGGATGGACAGAACATCTGATTTTCAATATTCTTTGTGTTGTACTTGGTGGCATTTCTGTATGGATTGATGAGGAAGAGAACAATCGTCCAAAGAGGAGAACAGCAATTCTATTAGGATTTTCAAACCTTTTGAGCTGCGTTACGATTGTATTTCTATTTTTCAGTTCAGAACACATTATCAAAAAAGACAACAATTTTACACGGAGATTTCTGCTATATCCGGTTGTTGAAGATAAAAGCTTAAATCTTGATAGTGACCATTATTATTTTGCCGGTGAAGACTCCAATCATCTTTATTTAGGCAGTAATCAATATCCGCAGATTTTGACTGCAGTTTCTAAAAATTTACAGACTACATCAAAATTAAAAATAATTCCAGAGAACTTAAATTATCCTTTTAAAAGCATTAAAATAATAGTTCACTCGCCATACTATTATTTTACAGATGGTACAGTGCCTATTATTTTCAGAGGAAAACTTGGAAATCCAAATGCTAGGCAAATTAGCTATCAAGATGCGTTTTTCTCGCAGATTATTGTCAAAGATTCTACTAATTTTATTATAAGAACATTCGATCGTACAACCAGAGATTTGAGTTTAGCATCACTTTCACTAAACAGTTTTCCTAAAGTAAAATTACATCAGGGATTTATACAGAAGCAAAAAGACGGCGTCTTTGATAGTGACGGACAATTAAATTATAGCAACAATCCTTTCAGAATTTTATATCTGTATAATTACAGAAATCAGTTTACAGTATCGGATGAAAATTTAAATATTCTTCAAAAGCTAAATACAATTGATACTACTAAAACAGCAAAAATAGAAACTAAAAAACTATCCGACGGAAGGCATAAAATGGTCGCTCCACCCCTTCAGGTAAATCAAAGAATATCTTCACAGGGGAAATTATCTTTCATTCAATCTTCATTAATGGGGAAAAATGAATCTTCTGATCAATGGAAAAAAGCGGGAGTGATTGACATCTACAGAAATGACAAAAATGAATATTTGGGTAGTTTCTATATCTATAATAACGGTAATAATAAAGTGAGTGATTATCTGGCAGGAAAAGAATATTTCTACAGTATTGTTGGAAAAAAGCTTGTACGGTATAATTACAGAAAACCTCTCGTTCAAAATCTTAAAACAGGGGAAGCCGAAAACCTGAACAAAGAGTAG
- a CDS encoding RteC domain-containing protein yields MVNKLFTTITKMHDHLERDLKLIADAHDDPIKIAEESLSTIDLSIRELKKLINLTTFEGIGEEIHFFKNVKPLFISKYIYFMKVLSIVSSVPHSSAKTLKKYYENEWEKLKKYHSENADFYNYYRRNATYMDHKYFVRNSFDLKMKLSFNLYNFDENFTTSHCHQVAHVLANDLLEVFLRKESEKEFNVMIKKEEHLTVLKWSASKVALIELAYALHQSNCFNGGNIEFSEIMRSFEKTLDIDLGNYYKTVTEIKDRKNGRTKFLHRLSDNLDQHFKNVDDEI; encoded by the coding sequence ATGGTAAACAAACTTTTTACAACGATTACAAAGATGCACGATCATCTTGAGCGAGATTTAAAATTAATCGCTGATGCACATGATGATCCTATTAAAATTGCTGAAGAATCACTTTCCACTATTGATCTCTCCATCAGAGAATTGAAGAAATTGATTAATCTCACTACTTTTGAAGGAATAGGTGAAGAAATACATTTCTTTAAAAATGTGAAGCCACTATTTATCTCAAAGTACATTTACTTTATGAAAGTACTAAGCATTGTTTCTTCAGTTCCTCATTCGAGCGCAAAAACTCTTAAAAAGTATTATGAGAATGAGTGGGAAAAACTTAAAAAATACCATAGTGAAAATGCTGATTTTTACAATTACTACCGTAGAAATGCAACCTACATGGATCACAAATATTTCGTACGAAATTCATTTGACCTCAAAATGAAACTTTCCTTCAATCTGTATAATTTTGATGAAAACTTTACCACCTCTCACTGCCATCAGGTGGCTCATGTGTTAGCCAATGATTTGCTGGAAGTTTTTTTAAGAAAAGAATCTGAGAAAGAGTTTAATGTTATGATTAAAAAAGAAGAGCACTTAACTGTTCTCAAATGGTCTGCCTCCAAGGTGGCACTGATTGAGCTTGCCTATGCTTTGCATCAGAGCAATTGTTTCAATGGAGGAAACATTGAGTTCAGTGAAATTATGCGCTCTTTTGAAAAAACGTTAGATATCGATCTAGGGAATTACTATAAGACCGTTACTGAGATTAAAGACAGGAAAAATGGAAGAACAAAGTTTTTACATAGGCTGTCCGATAATCTCGATCAGCATTTTAAAAATGTTGATGATGAAATTTAA